The following proteins are encoded in a genomic region of Zea mays cultivar B73 chromosome 9, Zm-B73-REFERENCE-NAM-5.0, whole genome shotgun sequence:
- the LOC100381508 gene encoding uncharacterized protein LOC100381508, whose protein sequence is MAPAAAVIGAGDSDRLAREVARVLDECRASHAVQPRKLRELAALRSSSGGGGRLFIAAFHVAVTPLFALARRSAESDRVARFISAFASASASSADDGGNGFLEEFLRFLVTASKAAHRPARFRACQIISEIIMRLPDDAEVSDEIWDEVIDGMKVRVQDKNAAIRTYAVRALSRFAVEGEDGGIVDLFLETLDNEPNAEVRKTIVFSLPPSNNTLESVVESMLDISESVRRAAYSVLATKFPLQTLSIKQRTTVLHRGLSDRSASVNNECLKMLKDEWLVKYCGGDVISLLRFLDVETYESVGESVMAVLLKDGALRVQDGHSIRQYFTANGEKAERDSNIQLMDAEVALYWKIMCKHLQAEAQVKGSEAAATTGAEAAVYASEATDKNDLLDSVLPSTITDYVDLVKAHLSAGPNYHFTSRQLLLLGEMLEFSDTMNRKIASSFLHELLVRPLEHEVDDDGNQIAIGDGVSLGGDKDWAKAVAELAKKVHSSVGEFEMVVSTVVEELARPCRERTADFMQWMHCLAVTGLLLQNTSTLRNLQATAIEPSELLHSLLLPAAKQNHVDVQRAALRCLCLLGLLENRPNAELVKQLRLSFINGPDLVSAIACKALIDLVTWHGPQEIDRAIGIESPDPSYEKSQFTQVDLSDMNDDDLNIGVLDILFSGFHKDHWEFDLEGDNHDNVPTILGEGFAKILLLSGNFASIPADLHTVILAKLIKLYFSEETKELERLKQCMSVFFQHYPALSDKHKSCICNAFVPVMKAMWPGLYGNAGGSTHVISKRRKLAVQASRFMVQMVQTQLFSTESMDQASKSSESASGLADASNNFDISEEGLAIRIALEVASCPDKKTAAGKAYALALCKVVVLLRFRQSEQKAIKCMRGLVNHLAASVASDKELGKELAQMAARLRSLDACPDEELAQDDADAIFKKLGFDDGFKLDTNQAVPPTPAPRSVRPPAPARRRARQAPSSSDDSDEEAGEADVPATSASRVPATPSMTAAARSQRASKTAALSKMSAKPATASDDSELDGQSDVTSEEDASDEESL, encoded by the exons ATGGCGCCCGCCGCGGCCGTCATCGGCGCTGGAGATTCCGATCGTCTCGCGCGCGAGGTGGCGCGGGTGCTGGACGAGTGCCGCGCATCCCACGCCGTGCAACCGCGTAAGCTGCGGGAGCTCGCGGCCCTCCGCTCCTCTTCAGGAGGCGGCGGCCGCCTCTTCATCGCAGCCTTCCACGTCGCTGTCACGCCGCTCTTCGCCCTCGCCCGCCGATCCGCTGAATCTGACCGCGTCGCCCGCTTCATCTCTGCCTTCGCGTCCGCTTCCGCATCATCGGCCGACGATGGTGGGAACGGGTTCCTCGAGGAGTTCCTTCGGTTCCTCGTCACCGCGTCCAAGGCCGCGCACCGTCCCGCGCGATTCCGCGCATGCCAAATCATCTCTGAG ATTATAATGCGGCTGCCAGATGATGCTGAGGTGAGCGATGAGATTTGGGATGAAGTAATTGATGGCATGAAGGTCCGGGTTCAAGATAAGAATGCTGCAATTCGCACTTATGCTGTGCGAGCATTGTCCCGTTTTGCAGTTGAAGGAGAGGATGGTGGCATTGTTGACCTATTCCTCGAGACCCTAGACAATGAGCCGAATGCT GAGGTTCGGAAGACAATAGTTTTTTCTCTTCCACCATCAAATAATACACTAGAGAGCGTAGTTGAATCAATGCTTGACATTAGTGAATCAGTTAGACGAGCAGCATATTCTGTGCTTGCAACTAAATTTCCCCTGCAGACTCTTAG CATTAAGCAAAGGACTACTGTCCTTCACAGGGGCCTATCTGATAGGTCTGCTTCAGTAAACAACGAGTGCCTGAAGATGCTGAAGGATGAGTGGCTTGTTAAGTACTGTGGAGGGGATGTGATTTCCCTTCTCAGATTTCTTGATGTCGAGACATATGAATCAGTTGGAGAATCTGTAATGGCAGTGCTTCTAAAAGATGGTGCTTTGCGAGTGCAAGATGGGCACAGTATTAGGCAGTACTTCACTGCAAATGGTGaaaaag cagaacgagattccaATATTCAACTCATGGATGCTGAGGTTGCTCTTTACTGGAAAATCATGTGCAAGCATTTGCAAGCTGAAGCTCAG GTCAAAGGCTCAGAGGCTGCAGCAACTACAGGTGCGGAAGCAGCGGTATATGCTTCTGAGGCTACTGATAAAAACGACCTTCTCGACAGTGTCCTTCCTAGCACAATTACTGATTATGTTGATTTGGTAAAGGCACACCTTTCTGCCG GACCAAATTATCACTTCACATCAAGGCAATTATTGCTACTTGGTGAAATGCTTGAGTTCTCTGATACTATGAACCGAAAGATTGCAAGTTCTTTTCTGCATGAGCTTCTCGTCAGGCCTCTTGAACATGAAGTTGATGATGATGGGAACCAGATTGCAATTGGAGACGGTGTGAGTCTTGGAGGAGACAAAGACTGGGCGAAAGCAGTGGCGGAGTTGGCCAAAAAAGTGCATTCTTCTGTTGGTGAATTCGAAATGGTGGTTTCCACTGTTGTTGAAGAGCTGGCTAGACCTTGCAGGGAGAGAACAGCTGACTTCATGCAGTGGATGCACTGTCTCGCCGTGACAGGTCTTCTGCTTCAGAATACTTCAACCTTACGGAATCTCCAGGCCACAGCAATTGAGCCTTCAGAACTGCTTCACTCTTTGTTGCTTCCCGCA GCAAAACAAAATCATGTTGATGTACAAAGGGCTGCTTTAAGATGCCTTTGTCTCCTTGGACTGTTAGAGAACAGACCTAATGCAGAGTTGGTGAAGCAGCTACGCTTATCTTTCATCAATGGGCCTGACTTGGTTAGTGCCATAGCATGCAAGGCCTTGATTGACCTTGTAACTTGGCATGGGCCACAAGAAATAGATCGAGCCATTGGAATTGAATCGCCAGATCCTAGCTACGAAAAATCTCAGTTCACTCAAGTTGACCTCTCTGATATGAATGATGATGATCTAAACATTGGAGTTCTTGATATTTTATTTTCTGGATTTCATAAAGATCACTGGGAATTCGATCTAGAGGGTGACAATCATGATAATGTCCCAACCATTCTTGGTGAAGGTTTTgcaaagattcttctcctcagtggGAATTTTGCAAGTATACCTGCTGATTTGCATACTGTTATCCTCGCTAAACTCATTAAATTGTATTTCTCAGAGGAAACTAAAGAGCTCGAAAG ATTGAAACAATGTATGTCTGTCTTCTTTCAGCACTATCCAGCACTTTCAGATAAACACAAG AGTTGTATCTGCAACGCATTTGTACCTGTCATGAAAGCCATGTGGCCTGGTTTATATGGTAATGCTGGGGGTAGCACTCATGTTATTTCAAAGAGACGGAAACTTGCGGTTCAAGCTTCTCGTTTCATGGTGCAAATGGTGCAAACCCAATTATTTTCAACCGAAAGTATGGACCAAGCTTCAAAAAGTTCTGAAAGTGCTTCAGGTTTAGCAGATGCGTCAAACAATTTTGACATCAGCGAGGAAGGGCTTGCTATCCGTATAGCACTAGAG GTAGCCAGTTGCCCAGATAAGAAGACCGCAGCTGGGAAAGCATATGCTTTGGCCCTGTGCAAGGTTGTGGTCCTTCTAAGATTCCGGCAATCAGAACAGAAGGCCATCAAGTGCATGAGAGGCCTTGTGAATCATTTGGCTGCTTCAGTGGCTTCCGACAAGGAGCTCGGGAAGGAGCTAGCTCAAATGGCTGCACGGCTTAGATCGCTTGATGCCTGTCCAGACGAAGAACTTGCACAAGATGACGCAGATGCCATATTCA AGAAACTAGGATTCGATGATGGCTTCAAGTTGGACACCAATCAAGCAGTGCCTCCTACACCAGCACCACGGTCAGTCCGGCCTCCGGCTCCTGCCAGGAGAAGAGCGAGACAGGCACCGTCCTCTAGCGATGACAGTGACGAGGAAGCGGGAGAAGCTGACGTGCCTGCAACATCGGCAAGCAGGGTTCCAGCCACTCCCAGTATGACTGCTGCTGCACGTTCTCAGAGAGCAAGCAAGACTGCTGCTCTGAGCAAGATGTCTGCAAAACCTGCTACCGCGTCTGATGACAGTGAGCTGGACGGGCAGTCTGACGTCACGAGCGAGGAGGATGCATCCGATGAGGAGTCGTTATAG